One Cicer arietinum cultivar CDC Frontier isolate Library 1 chromosome 8, Cicar.CDCFrontier_v2.0, whole genome shotgun sequence DNA segment encodes these proteins:
- the LOC101504838 gene encoding mitochondrial metalloendopeptidase OMA1, producing the protein MLAIMGLYRRGKIVLDGFHSLASRVSSQNSIFQPSSRILQSGYFNSCSKGVSFNGFSSFSSTSNRLGTKGFEINNNFRRFYYVNNGFSSFSSISKRLGKKGFEINNNFRRFYYVDPQNVQHFRPRGPKRWFQNPRHVFIVVMVGSGVFVTVYFGNMETVPYTKRTHLILMSKVMERKLGESEFEKMKVAFKGKVLPSIHPESVRVRMIANDIVDALKRGLSKENVWSDLGYASENTMMGDEHGRETLSALFENEGKIEGNWNREDEILDDKWVQKSRKKGQERGSQPYTSHLDGLNWEVLVVNEPVVNAFCLPGGKIVVFTGLLEHFRSDSEIATIIGHEVGHAVARHSAEGMTKNLWFFILQLILYQFVTPDIVNTMSSLFLRLPFSRRMEIEADYIGLLLVASAGYDPRVAPKVYEKLGKVTGESMLRDYLSTHPSGRKRAELLAQAQVMEEALTIYKNVRAGRGVEGFL; encoded by the exons atgcTTGCAATCATGGGTTTGTATAGAAGGGGAAAGATTGTTCTTGATGGTTTTCATTCCTTGGCTTCTAGGGTTTCatctcaaaattcaatttttcagCCAAGTTCAAGAATTTTACAATCTGGGTATTTCAATTCATGTTCTAAAGGTGTTAGCTTTAATgggttttcttcattttcttcaactTCTAATAGATTAGGTACAAAGGGttttgaaattaacaataattttagGAGATTTTACTATGTGAATAATgggttttcttcattttcttcaatttctaAGAGATTAGGTAaaaagggttttgaaattaacaataattttagGAGATTTTACTATGTTGATCCTCAAAATGTTCAGCATTTTAGGCCAAGAGGACCAAAACGTTGGTTTCAGAATCCTAGACATGTTTTCATTGTTGTAATGGTTGGTTCAGGTGTTTTTGTAACTGTGTATTTTGGAAACATGGAAACTGTTCCATACACTAAGAGAACTCATTTGATTCTAATGTCGAAAGTTATGGAACGGAAGCTCGGAGAGAGTGAGTTTGAGAAGATGAAGGTAGCTTTTAAGGGTAAGGTGTTGCCTTCAATACACCCTGAGAGTGTGAGAGTGAGGATGATAGCTAACGATATCGTTGACGCCTTGAAGAGAGGGTTGAGTAAGGAGAATGTGTGGAGTGATTTAGGGTATGCTTCGGAGAATACTATGATGGGTGATGAGCATGGGAGGGAGACACTTAGTGCATTGTTTGAGAATGAAGGGAAAATTGAAGGGAATTGGAATCGGGAGGACGAGATTCTTGATGATAAATGGGTTCAGAAGAGTAGGAAAAAGGGTCAGGAACGAGGGTCGCAACCTTATACGTCGCATTTGGATGGATTGAATTGGGAGGTTTTGGTTGTGAATGAGCCTGTTGTTAATGCTTTTTGTTTACCTGGTGGGAAGATAGTTGTGTTTACTGGTTTGCTTGAACATTTTAGAAGTGATTCTGAGATTGCAACTATTATTGGACATGAG GTTGGGCATGCAGTGGCCAGACACAGTGCTGAGGGGATGACAAAGAATCTGTGGTTTTTTATTCTTCAGTTGATACTTTATCAATTTGTCACGCCCGATATTGTCAACACAATGTCATCGCTTTTCTTACGGCTACCTTTCTCAAGACG GATGGAAATAGAAGCCGATTACATCGGGCTTCTATTAGTTGCGTCAGCCGGGTACGATCCCCGGGTGGCGCCTAAAGTATACGAGAAGTTAGGAAAAGTGACGGGCGAATCTATGCTAAGAGATTATCTCTCTACTCATCCATCTGGAAGAAAAAGAGCAGAATTGTTGGCTCAAGCTCAAGTAATGGAAGAAGCTCTTACTATATATAAGAATGTAAGAGCTGGACGTGGGGTTGAAGGATTTCTTTAG
- the LOC101504526 gene encoding DEAD-box ATP-dependent RNA helicase 7-like → MPSLPITNDTVSTESPKQKSMKKEKKKEKLLNDAVLENSEVSKKSSKKRKKGSDEEVEEEVKSETSSEDGSSRVKVKKDKKKKKAKVEDDDDEEEVAVVKKDDPNAVTNFRISEPLKMKLKEKGIEALFPIQAMTFNTILDGSDLVGRARTGQGKTLAFVLPILESLTNGPAKSVRKTGYGRVPSVLVLLPTRELANQVYADFEVYGSSLGLVACAVYGGAPYGAQESKLRRGVDIVIGTPGRVKDHIERGNIDLSHLKFRVLDEADEMLRMGFVDDVELILGKVQDVTKVQTLLFSATLPSWVKQISSKFLKADKQTADLVGNEKMKASTNVRHIILPCNSTARAQLIPDIIRCYSSGGRTIIFTEKKESASELAGMLPGARALHGDIQQSQREITLKGFRSGKFMTLVATNVAARGLDINDVQLIIQCEPPRDVEAYIHRSGRTGRAGNTGVAVMLYDPRRSNISKIEREAGVKFEHVSAPQPDEIAKAVGGEAAEMITEVSDSVVPAFKSAAEDLLNNSGLSAVELLAKALAKCVGYTEIKKRSLLTSMENYVTLLLEGGKPMFTPSFAFGTLRRFIPEDKVDAVQGLALTADGQGAVFDVPAKDLDIYLNGQKNAVNVTLKVVKELPSLQQREESGGRRFGGGGRGFSGGRGGGYRFGGRGGGGRSFGGRGGGRKW, encoded by the exons ATGCCTTCACTTCCAATCACTAACGACACCGTTTCAACCGAAAGCCCTAAGCAAAAATCAatgaagaaggagaagaagaaggagaagCTTCTAAACGACGCTGTTTTGGAGAACAGCGAAGTTTCGAAGAAGAGTtcgaagaagaggaagaaaggTTCAGATGAAGAAGTTGAAGAGGAAGTGAAGAGTGAAACTAGCTCTGAAGATGGATCTTCTAGAGTGAAAGTGAAGAAagataagaagaagaagaaagccaaggttgaagatgatgacgatgaAGAGGAGGTTGCTGTGGTGAAGAAAGATGACCCGAATGCGGTTACGAATTTTAGAATTTCGGAGCCGTTGAAGATGAAGTTGAAGGAGAAGGGAATTGAGGCTTTGTTTCCGATTCAAGCTATGACTTTTAATACCATTCTTGATGGTTCTGATTTGGTTGGTCGTGCTCGTACTGGTCAG GGTAAAACTCTGGCGTTTGTGTTGCCCATATTAGAGTCATTGACAAATGGTCCGGCTAAATCCGTTAGAAAGACTGGCTATGGGAGAGTCCCAAGTGTCCTTGTGCTTTTACCTACCAGGGAATTGGCCAATCAG GTGTATGCTGACTTTGAAGTATATGGTTCTTCACTGGGATTGGTCGCTTGTGCTGTATATGGTGGAGCTCCATATGGTGCGCAAGAGAGTAAGCTCAGGAGAGGTGTTGATATAGTTATTGGAACACCGGGTCGTGTAAAG GATCATATAGAGAGGGGCAATATTGACCTGAGCCACCTGAAGTTCCGTGTCCTTGATGAGGCAGATGAAATGTTGAGGatgggttttgttgatgatgtTGAACTCATTCTAG GTAAGGTACAAGATGTTACTAAAGTTCAGACACTTCTTTTCAGTGCTACTTTGCCAAGCTGGGTTAAGCAA atttcTTCAAAATTTCTGAAAGCAGATAAGCAAACTGCTGATCTTGTTGGGAATGAGAAAATGAAGGCTAGTACCAATGTTAGGCACATTATCCTTCCATGTAATAGTACTGCAAGGGCACAACTTATCCCTGATATTATTCGCTGTTATAGCAG TGGAGGCCGGACAATTATATTTACAGAGAAAAAAGAGTCTGCTTCTGAGCTTGCTGGAATGTTGCCTGGTGCAAGAGCTCTCCATGGTGACATTCAGCAATCACAACGTGAG ATTACATTGAAAGGTTTTAGGTCTGGGAAATTCATGACATTGGTGGCCACAAATGTGGCCGCTAGGGGTCTTGACATTAATGATGTTCAGTTGATTATTCAG TGTGAACCTCCACGAGATGTAGAAGCTTATATTCATCGATCTGGGAGAACAGGAAGAGCTg GCAATACTGGAGTCGCTGTGATGCTTTATGATCCCAGAAGGTCGAATATATCTAAAATAGAAAGAGAAGCAGGTGTCAAATTTGAACATGTATCTGCTCCTCAGCCTGATGAAATTGCCAAAGCTGTTGGTGGTGAAGCTGCTGAAATGATTACTGAAGTGTCTGATAG TGTTGTTCCGGCTTTCAAATCTGCTGCTGAGGATCTTTTGAATAATTCTGGTCTTTCAGCTGTCGAATTACTTGCAAAAGCTCTTGCTAAATGTGTT GGTTATACTGAGATAAAGAAAAGATCACTTCTTACTTCAATGGAGAATTATGTTACATTACTTCTTGAAGGAGGAAAACCTATGTTCACTCCATC CTTTGCATTTGGAACACTGAGGAGATTCATTCCTGAGGATAAGGTTGATGCAGTGCAAGGCCTCGCTCTCACTGCAGATGGGCAGGGTGCTGTTTTTGATGTACCGGCCAAGGACTTGGATATTTATCTTAATg GTCAGAAGAATGCGGTTAATGTAACCCTAAAGGTTGTTAAAGAATTGCCAAGTTTGCAACAAAGAGAGGAATCTGGAGGGAGAAGATTCGGTGGTGGTGGTCGTGGATTTTCTGGTGGAAGAGGTGGTGGATATAGATTTGGTGGGAGAGGTGGTGGTGGAAGAAGTTTTGGAGGCAGAGGGGGAGGAAGGAAATGGTAA
- the LOC101504292 gene encoding DEAD-box ATP-dependent RNA helicase 7-like, whose product MKASTNVRHIILPCNSTARAQLIPDIIRCYSSGGRTIIFTEKKESASELAGMLPGARALHGDIQQSQREVSYELI is encoded by the exons ATGAAGGCTAGTACCAATGTTAGGCACATTATCCTTCCATGTAATAGTACTGCAAGGGCACAACTTATCCCTGATATTATTCGCTGTTATAGCAG TGGAGGCCGGACAATTATATTTACAGAGAAAAAAGAGTCTGCTTCTGAGCTTGCTGGAATGTTGCCTGGTGCAAGAGCTCTCCATGGTGACATTCAGCAATCACAACGTGAGGTGAGCTATGAATTGATATGA